In Debaryomyces hansenii CBS767 chromosome A complete sequence, a genomic segment contains:
- a CDS encoding DEHA2D00880p (similar to uniprot|Q04432 Saccharomyces cerevisiae YDR533c HSP31): MVKALIAVTSHHDTFYENGSKTGVFVSEALHPFLVFKENNIESDFVSENGTFGYDVNSLDPMFLNGKDLDVFNNKSSDFNVSISNMKKASQINPDEYQIIFFPGGHGTAFDFPQAEGLHKVAQNIWKNNGIIAAVSHGSNIFDGLYDPENPSKLLVESKTITGFTHEGEEIIGVDRTLKKDHLGSIEELCKRLGANFSRPDAPFEEHVVTDGRIITGSNPASAVSTALKAVELVGS, encoded by the coding sequence ATGGTTAAAGCATTAATAGCAGTGACATCGCATCATGATACATTTTACGAGAACGGGTCCAAAACAGGGGTATTTGTGAGCGAGGCATTACACCcatttttggtatttaaagaaaacaatattGAATCAGATTTTGTCTCTGAAAATGGAACCTTTGGATATGACGTAAACTCGCTTGATCCTATGTTTCTTAATGGAAAAGATTTGgatgtattcaataataaaagtTCCGACTTCAATGtctcaatttcaaatatgaaaaagGCTTCGCAAATAAATCCAGACgaatatcaaattatattttttccTGGAGGCCATGGTACAGCTTTTGATTTTCCCCAAGCCGAGGGGTTGCACAAAGTTGCTCAGAATATTTGGAAGAACAACGGCATAATAGCTGCTGTTAGTCACGGTTCCAATATTTTCGATGGATTATACGACCCAGAAAACCCCAGTAAATTATTGGTTGAAAGCAAAACAATTACTGGATTCACCCATGAGGGAGAGGAAATTATTGGTGTTGATCGAACGTTGAAAAAAGATCATCTTGGTTcgattgaagaattatgtAAGAGATTGGGTGCAAATTTTAGTCGGCCAGATGCACCTTTTGAAGAGCATGTAGTAACTGATGGCAGAATTATAACAGGCTCTAATCCAGCGTCTGCAGTATCTACAGCACTTAAGGCTGTTGAATTAGTGGGGTCATGA